In Streptomyces sp. DG2A-72, one genomic interval encodes:
- a CDS encoding transglycosylase domain-containing protein encodes MSEHRRKPPQPQGGGRAAARRGQSGLPTGRRAAPRGATGSPSDSYGSGSGSGAEERPYGGRAEARRAAQRSAGGRRRAADPGRSGRGAGPGGPNGPGRGRGRSAPPGRTRLVDYPRAGKYGWRRWVPSWKLVSGLCIGFFGSLVAVAGIGYAMVGIPDIQKTAEAQNNVFYWSDGSEMVSTGGETNRQIVNLSQIPKAMQYAVISQENKTFYTDNGIDLKGIGRAVFNMARGGETQGGSTITQQYVKNAMLNDQSQTVSRKFQEIFVSIKVGAKLSKDEIMAGYLNSAYYGRGAYGIQAAARAYFNKDAVDLNEGECAFLAATLKGATYYDPAGSPSIDPVGASAEANKRRAKIQMQDTLDKMVEYGHLDAATRAKYTDLPNTQSPRSNAALSGQVGYLVDLAKAYLVNNTKITEDDLQKGGYSIYTTFDKKKVKELEDSVKKVQKANIDSKKRPETDTHVQFGGASVEPKTGAIKAIYGGEDATKHFTNNADVTGAQVGSTFKPFVLAAAMTWGVRDPDLGPTQAQDERTQVSPKSLFSGKNKLKIKDYSGEVWKNEKGKEWLQVNDGDQSYGTPPNYQIDLREAMRESVNSAFVQLGMDVGLDKVKEASMNAGLKEDSLAGTNYPTFSIGTSDPSAIRMAGAYATFAASGKQREPFSVEKVTSKDGTIFTHETQTKEAFTKDVADNVTDVLKTVVDKGTGTSAQLTGRDVAGKTGTTDGNKSAWFVGYTPQLSTSITMFRYDDDETKKNREFLKMFGTGGQEKIHGASFPAEIWHDYMEQALKDQPPMDFPTPKPIGEVVNEPTPTPTPTITETQEESPTPTPTPSESLPSPTPTESENCGFFGCEDGGTENGGADSGGTDGGVTPSPTPTDTGDENGNQGNGNGGLFGGSTG; translated from the coding sequence ATGAGCGAGCACCGTCGCAAACCGCCGCAGCCGCAGGGAGGCGGACGTGCCGCGGCCCGACGCGGCCAGTCCGGCTTGCCCACCGGCCGCCGCGCGGCACCGCGAGGCGCAACCGGGTCTCCTTCCGACTCGTACGGGTCGGGTTCCGGGTCGGGAGCCGAGGAGAGGCCGTACGGCGGCCGCGCCGAGGCCCGGCGTGCGGCCCAGAGAAGCGCAGGCGGCCGCCGTAGAGCGGCCGACCCAGGCCGGAGCGGCCGAGGAGCCGGTCCCGGCGGTCCGAACGGTCCTGGACGAGGAAGAGGGCGATCGGCTCCTCCTGGCCGGACGAGGCTCGTCGACTACCCCCGGGCCGGTAAGTACGGGTGGCGCCGCTGGGTGCCCTCCTGGAAGCTCGTCTCCGGCCTGTGCATCGGCTTCTTCGGCAGCCTGGTGGCCGTGGCGGGCATCGGCTACGCGATGGTGGGTATCCCCGACATCCAGAAGACTGCCGAGGCGCAGAACAACGTCTTCTACTGGTCCGACGGCAGCGAGATGGTCTCCACGGGTGGCGAGACGAACCGCCAGATCGTCAACCTCTCGCAGATCCCCAAGGCGATGCAGTACGCGGTCATCTCCCAGGAGAACAAGACCTTCTACACCGACAACGGCATTGACCTGAAGGGCATCGGCCGTGCCGTGTTCAACATGGCCAGGGGCGGCGAGACGCAGGGTGGATCCACGATCACCCAGCAGTACGTCAAGAACGCGATGCTCAACGACCAGTCGCAGACCGTCTCCCGGAAGTTCCAGGAGATCTTCGTCTCGATCAAGGTGGGAGCGAAGCTCTCCAAGGACGAGATCATGGCCGGCTACCTGAACTCCGCCTATTACGGCCGTGGGGCCTACGGCATCCAGGCGGCCGCGCGCGCGTACTTCAACAAGGACGCCGTCGACCTGAACGAGGGCGAGTGTGCCTTCCTGGCAGCGACGCTCAAGGGCGCCACGTACTACGACCCGGCGGGTTCGCCCTCCATCGACCCGGTCGGCGCCAGTGCCGAGGCGAACAAGCGGCGCGCAAAGATCCAGATGCAGGACACCTTGGACAAGATGGTCGAGTACGGCCATCTGGATGCCGCGACGCGGGCCAAGTACACCGATCTTCCCAATACCCAGAGTCCGCGTTCGAACGCCGCGCTGAGCGGCCAGGTCGGCTATCTCGTCGACCTGGCCAAGGCGTATCTGGTCAACAATACGAAGATCACTGAGGACGACCTGCAGAAGGGCGGCTACTCGATCTACACGACCTTCGACAAGAAGAAGGTCAAGGAGCTCGAGGACTCCGTCAAGAAGGTCCAGAAGGCCAACATCGACTCCAAGAAGCGCCCGGAGACGGACACCCACGTCCAGTTCGGCGGTGCCTCCGTGGAACCGAAGACCGGTGCGATCAAGGCCATCTACGGCGGTGAGGACGCGACCAAGCACTTCACCAACAATGCCGACGTCACCGGCGCCCAGGTCGGTTCGACGTTCAAGCCGTTCGTGCTCGCGGCAGCGATGACGTGGGGTGTACGGGACCCGGATCTGGGTCCGACCCAGGCGCAGGACGAGCGGACCCAGGTGTCCCCGAAGAGCCTCTTCAGCGGCAAGAACAAGCTGAAGATCAAGGATTACAGCGGAGAGGTCTGGAAGAACGAGAAGGGCAAGGAGTGGCTGCAGGTCAATGACGGCGACCAGTCGTACGGCACTCCGCCCAACTACCAGATCGACCTCCGTGAGGCGATGCGGGAGTCGGTGAACTCCGCCTTTGTGCAGCTCGGGATGGACGTCGGCCTGGACAAGGTGAAGGAGGCCTCCATGAACGCCGGCCTCAAGGAGGACAGCCTGGCCGGCACCAACTACCCGACGTTCTCCATCGGCACCTCCGACCCCAGCGCGATCCGTATGGCGGGTGCGTACGCAACGTTCGCGGCCAGCGGCAAGCAGCGTGAACCGTTCTCCGTGGAGAAGGTCACGAGCAAGGACGGCACGATCTTCACGCACGAGACGCAGACCAAGGAGGCGTTCACCAAGGACGTCGCCGACAACGTCACGGACGTCCTGAAGACGGTCGTCGACAAGGGAACGGGTACCAGCGCTCAGCTGACCGGGCGCGATGTGGCCGGCAAGACCGGTACCACCGACGGCAACAAGTCCGCCTGGTTCGTCGGCTACACCCCGCAGCTGTCCACGTCGATCACCATGTTCCGGTACGACGACGATGAGACCAAGAAGAACCGCGAGTTCCTGAAGATGTTCGGTACGGGTGGCCAGGAGAAGATCCATGGCGCCTCGTTCCCGGCCGAGATCTGGCACGACTACATGGAACAGGCGCTGAAGGACCAGCCTCCGATGGACTTCCCGACACCCAAGCCCATCGGCGAGGTCGTCAACGAGCCGACGCCGACCCCCACTCCCACCATCACGGAAACGCAGGAGGAGAGCCCGACACCGACTCCGACGCCCAGTGAGTCCCTGCCGTCGCCTACGCCCACGGAGAGCGAGAACTGTGGCTTCTTCGGCTGTGAGGACGGCGGCACAGAGAATGGCGGTGCGGACTCCGGAGGCACGGACGGCGGCGTGACGCCCTCACCAACGCCTACGGATACGGGCGACGAGAACGGAAATCAAGGCAACGGCAACGGAGGTCTTTTCGGAGGCTCAACGGGTTAG
- a CDS encoding PadR family transcriptional regulator encodes MSRRSGILEFAVLGLLRESPMHGYELRKRLNTSLGVFRAFSYGTLYPCLKTLVANGWLIEEPGNTTEDALAAPLTGRRAKIVYRLTAEGKEHFEELLSQTGPDVYEDEHFAARFAFFGQTSRDVRMRVLEGRRSRLEERLEKMRASLARTRERLDDYTLELQRHGMESVEREVRWLNELIESERAGRDLKGPAHGEAARDTTEGAPGVLPRPGDTPGPDTPGDTTT; translated from the coding sequence ATGAGCCGGCGTTCCGGGATCCTCGAGTTCGCCGTACTCGGCCTGCTCCGCGAATCCCCGATGCACGGATACGAGCTGCGCAAACGACTCAACACGTCACTGGGTGTGTTCCGTGCGTTCAGCTACGGGACGCTCTACCCCTGCCTCAAGACGCTGGTCGCCAACGGCTGGTTGATCGAAGAGCCGGGGAACACCACCGAGGACGCCCTCGCCGCGCCCCTCACCGGCCGCCGCGCCAAGATCGTCTACCGGCTGACGGCGGAAGGTAAGGAGCACTTCGAGGAACTGCTCTCGCAGACCGGGCCCGATGTGTACGAGGACGAGCACTTCGCCGCTCGCTTCGCCTTCTTCGGGCAGACGTCGCGCGACGTACGCATGCGCGTACTCGAGGGGCGACGCAGCCGGCTGGAGGAGCGCCTGGAGAAGATGCGCGCCTCTCTGGCGCGCACTCGGGAGCGCCTCGACGACTACACGCTCGAGCTCCAGCGCCACGGGATGGAGTCCGTGGAGCGCGAAGTGCGCTGGCTGAACGAGCTCATCGAAAGTGAGCGGGCGGGCCGGGACCTGAAGGGTCCCGCCCACGGAGAAGCCGCTCGCGACACCACAGAGGGAGCGCCGGGCGTCCTGCCCCGGCCCGGGGACACCCCCGGGCCGGATACGCCCGGCGACACCACCACGTGA
- a CDS encoding inositol-3-phosphate synthase, which yields MGSVRVAVVGVGNCAASLVQGVEYYKDADPASKVPGLMHVQFGEYHVRDVEFVAAFDVDAKKVGLDLADAIGASENNTIKICDVPNTGVTVQRGHTLDGLGKYYRETIEESAETPVDVVQILKDKQVDVLVCYLPVGSEDAAKFYAQCAIDAKVAFVNALPVFIAGTKEWADKFTEAGVPIVGDDIKSQVGATITHRVMAKLFEDRGVVLDRTMQLNVGGNMDFKNMLERDRLESKKISKTQAVTSQIPDRDMGEKNVHIGPSDYVAWLDDRKWAYVRLEGRAFGDVPLNLEYKLEVWDSPNSAGVIIDALRAAKIAKDRGIGGPILSASSYFMKSPPVQYFDDQARENVEKFIQGEVER from the coding sequence ATGGGTTCGGTTCGCGTAGCCGTCGTCGGCGTGGGCAACTGCGCCGCGTCGCTGGTGCAGGGAGTCGAGTACTACAAGGACGCCGATCCGGCGTCGAAGGTGCCGGGCCTCATGCATGTGCAGTTCGGCGAGTACCACGTCCGTGACGTGGAGTTCGTCGCCGCGTTCGATGTCGATGCCAAGAAGGTCGGCCTCGACCTCGCGGACGCCATCGGCGCCTCCGAGAACAACACCATCAAGATCTGCGACGTGCCGAACACCGGCGTGACCGTCCAGCGCGGCCACACCCTCGACGGCCTCGGCAAGTACTACCGCGAGACCATCGAGGAGTCCGCCGAGACGCCGGTCGACGTCGTCCAGATCCTCAAGGACAAGCAGGTCGACGTCCTCGTCTGCTACCTGCCCGTCGGTTCCGAGGACGCGGCGAAGTTCTACGCCCAGTGCGCCATCGACGCCAAGGTCGCCTTCGTCAACGCCCTCCCGGTCTTCATCGCCGGCACCAAGGAATGGGCGGACAAGTTCACCGAGGCGGGCGTGCCGATCGTCGGCGACGACATCAAGTCGCAGGTAGGCGCCACCATCACGCACCGCGTCATGGCGAAGCTGTTCGAGGACCGCGGCGTCGTCCTCGACCGCACGATGCAGCTGAACGTCGGCGGCAACATGGACTTCAAGAACATGCTCGAGCGCGACCGCCTGGAGTCCAAGAAGATCTCCAAGACGCAGGCCGTCACCTCCCAGATCCCCGACCGGGACATGGGCGAGAAGAACGTCCACATCGGCCCGTCCGACTACGTCGCCTGGCTCGACGACCGCAAGTGGGCGTACGTCCGCCTGGAGGGCCGCGCCTTCGGTGACGTCCCGCTGAACCTGGAGTACAAGCTCGAGGTCTGGGACTCCCCGAACTCCGCCGGCGTCATCATCGACGCCCTGCGCGCCGCGAAGATCGCCAAGGACCGCGGCATCGGCGGCCCGATCCTGTCGGCGTCGAGCTACTTCATGAAGTCCCCGCCGGTCCAGTACTTCGACGACCAGGCCCGGGAGAACGTGGAGA